In the Homalodisca vitripennis isolate AUS2020 unplaced genomic scaffold, UT_GWSS_2.1 ScUCBcl_2397;HRSCAF=7116, whole genome shotgun sequence genome, one interval contains:
- the LOC124372017 gene encoding uncharacterized protein LOC124372017 produces MTKPFLGTLRNTGYTRIEEDIRRCIPSTNPYANLNRDRFVAPRLYRYTPTSVLPAPHTPLLIVINNFHLLLTILGDVKSIHGFPFTSRKFFSANTTLQAQEPTNL; encoded by the exons atGACAAAACCGTTTctaggtactcttag gaatactggatacactaggattgaggaggatatcagaagatgtattccgtccaccaacccctacgcaaatctcaaccgGGATCGTTTTGTTGCCCCTCGACTCTACAGATATACACCCACTTCGGTACTCCCAGCCCCTCACACTCCGCTCCTCATTGTGATCAATAATTTTCATCTATTATTGaccattctgggggacgtgaaaagcatacatggattccccttcacttccagaaaattcttttcagctaatacaacgctccaggcacaagaaccaaccaacctctga